A DNA window from Oncorhynchus tshawytscha isolate Ot180627B linkage group LG13, Otsh_v2.0, whole genome shotgun sequence contains the following coding sequences:
- the LOC112264321 gene encoding uncharacterized protein LOC112264321 isoform X1: MRDANKFSPFSKCIVRPYFSGDDLILNKPTTRYSIVMEGTPVEVLGVPDDILASVRRVDKLTIHFQRPGNGGGELKRVQFPSYSPGQAFVMFEDPEVAARVLQRTHVLEVDGQHFPLKIRNADTPEVDVPVKADLEVSMFSKDSEEVLQPVNEIPQLPIQGSFQKFTAVKAQLQQVLPQDTNTLRHSSPSPSSLNSHASGAISKSSIRCNPFPSPQATGYVGDNLTHMRNTSPKPVEPISQTPSCSEVFFITDADVLRYAQCVRKKDIDSILGGHATQMDVKPAEDSDLRYVFLEGKSPERVMEKLQVFLNKLHLRLRTQEIPLWTLDSDRQVRIHELVQKYNIIYPTVLVNHVGDLLRLVGPSKESYEMKQRLLGKPILLPAGLTGRVVDSSTHGAPIPWAPGPVPDPVSATAPDY; the protein is encoded by the exons ATGCGTGACGCTAACAAGTTTTCACCTTTCTCGAAATGCATAGTACGACCATACTTCAGTGGTGACGACCTTATTTTAAACAAACCGACAACCCGATATAG TATTGTCATGGAGGGAACACCCGTGGAGGTGCTTGGCGTCCCTGACGATATCCTTGCCTCTGTTAGAAGGGTTGACAAGCTCACAATACACTTCCAACGACCAGGGAACGGGGGAGGAGAGTTAAAGAGAGTACAGTTTCCATCCTACAGCCCAGGACAGGCCTTCGTCATGTTTGAGGATCCAGAAG TGGCTGCACGTGTGTTGCAGCGGACCCATGTCTTAGAAGTGGATGGACAACACTTTCCTCTTAAAATCAGGAACGCTGACACGCCTGAG GTGGACGTGCCAGTCAAGGCCGATCTGGAGGTGAGCATGTTCTCCAAGGACAGCGAGGAGGTGCTCCAGCCTGTGAACGAGATTCCCCAGCTACCCATTCAGGGCTCCTTTCAGAAGTTCACTGCAGTGAAGGCCCAACTGCAGCAGGTCTTACCCCAGGACACAAACACCCTGCGCCACAGCAGCCCTTCGCCATCCAGTCTCAATAGCCATGCCTCTGGGGCCATTTCCAAATCCTCAATCCGCTGCAACCCATTTCCCAGCCCGCAAGCAACAGGGTATGTTGGGGACAACTTGACCCATATGAGGAACACATCCCCCAAACCAGTGGAACCCATCTCCCAGACCCCATCTTGCAGTGAGGTCTTCTTCATAACGGACGCAGATGTGCTCCGTTATGCCCAGTGCGTCAGGAAAAAGGACATTGATTCCATTCTTGGAGGCCACGCAACTCAAATGGATGTTAAGCCAGCTGAAGATTCAGACCTCCGCTATGTTTTCCTTGAAGGGAAGAGTCCAGAGCGGGTTATGGAAAAGCTGCAGGTTTTTCTCAACAAGCTTCATTTAAGACTACGAACTCAAGAAATCCCACTATGGACACTCGATAGCGACCGACAGGTTCGAATTCATGAACTGGTTCAGAAGTATAATATAATTTATCCTACTGTCCTCGTCAATCATGTTGGAGATCTCCTCCGCCTTGTAGGACCTTCCAAGGAAAGTTATGAGATGAAGCAGAGGCTCCTGGGAAAACCCATACTGCTACCAGCTGGGCTAACTGGGAGGGTAGTGGACAGCAGTACCCATGGTGCTCCCATCCCATGGGCTCCTGGCCCCGTACCTGACCCCGTGTCTGCTACTGCACCAGATTACTAG
- the LOC112264321 gene encoding uncharacterized protein LOC112264321 isoform X2, whose product MRDANKFSPFSKCIVRPYFSGDDLILNKPTTRYRRVDKLTIHFQRPGNGGGELKRVQFPSYSPGQAFVMFEDPEVAARVLQRTHVLEVDGQHFPLKIRNADTPEVDVPVKADLEVSMFSKDSEEVLQPVNEIPQLPIQGSFQKFTAVKAQLQQVLPQDTNTLRHSSPSPSSLNSHASGAISKSSIRCNPFPSPQATGYVGDNLTHMRNTSPKPVEPISQTPSCSEVFFITDADVLRYAQCVRKKDIDSILGGHATQMDVKPAEDSDLRYVFLEGKSPERVMEKLQVFLNKLHLRLRTQEIPLWTLDSDRQVRIHELVQKYNIIYPTVLVNHVGDLLRLVGPSKESYEMKQRLLGKPILLPAGLTGRVVDSSTHGAPIPWAPGPVPDPVSATAPDY is encoded by the exons ATGCGTGACGCTAACAAGTTTTCACCTTTCTCGAAATGCATAGTACGACCATACTTCAGTGGTGACGACCTTATTTTAAACAAACCGACAACCCGATATAG AAGGGTTGACAAGCTCACAATACACTTCCAACGACCAGGGAACGGGGGAGGAGAGTTAAAGAGAGTACAGTTTCCATCCTACAGCCCAGGACAGGCCTTCGTCATGTTTGAGGATCCAGAAG TGGCTGCACGTGTGTTGCAGCGGACCCATGTCTTAGAAGTGGATGGACAACACTTTCCTCTTAAAATCAGGAACGCTGACACGCCTGAG GTGGACGTGCCAGTCAAGGCCGATCTGGAGGTGAGCATGTTCTCCAAGGACAGCGAGGAGGTGCTCCAGCCTGTGAACGAGATTCCCCAGCTACCCATTCAGGGCTCCTTTCAGAAGTTCACTGCAGTGAAGGCCCAACTGCAGCAGGTCTTACCCCAGGACACAAACACCCTGCGCCACAGCAGCCCTTCGCCATCCAGTCTCAATAGCCATGCCTCTGGGGCCATTTCCAAATCCTCAATCCGCTGCAACCCATTTCCCAGCCCGCAAGCAACAGGGTATGTTGGGGACAACTTGACCCATATGAGGAACACATCCCCCAAACCAGTGGAACCCATCTCCCAGACCCCATCTTGCAGTGAGGTCTTCTTCATAACGGACGCAGATGTGCTCCGTTATGCCCAGTGCGTCAGGAAAAAGGACATTGATTCCATTCTTGGAGGCCACGCAACTCAAATGGATGTTAAGCCAGCTGAAGATTCAGACCTCCGCTATGTTTTCCTTGAAGGGAAGAGTCCAGAGCGGGTTATGGAAAAGCTGCAGGTTTTTCTCAACAAGCTTCATTTAAGACTACGAACTCAAGAAATCCCACTATGGACACTCGATAGCGACCGACAGGTTCGAATTCATGAACTGGTTCAGAAGTATAATATAATTTATCCTACTGTCCTCGTCAATCATGTTGGAGATCTCCTCCGCCTTGTAGGACCTTCCAAGGAAAGTTATGAGATGAAGCAGAGGCTCCTGGGAAAACCCATACTGCTACCAGCTGGGCTAACTGGGAGGGTAGTGGACAGCAGTACCCATGGTGCTCCCATCCCATGGGCTCCTGGCCCCGTACCTGACCCCGTGTCTGCTACTGCACCAGATTACTAG
- the LOC112264321 gene encoding uncharacterized protein LOC112264321 isoform X3 produces MEGTPVEVLGVPDDILASVRRVDKLTIHFQRPGNGGGELKRVQFPSYSPGQAFVMFEDPEVAARVLQRTHVLEVDGQHFPLKIRNADTPEVDVPVKADLEVSMFSKDSEEVLQPVNEIPQLPIQGSFQKFTAVKAQLQQVLPQDTNTLRHSSPSPSSLNSHASGAISKSSIRCNPFPSPQATGYVGDNLTHMRNTSPKPVEPISQTPSCSEVFFITDADVLRYAQCVRKKDIDSILGGHATQMDVKPAEDSDLRYVFLEGKSPERVMEKLQVFLNKLHLRLRTQEIPLWTLDSDRQVRIHELVQKYNIIYPTVLVNHVGDLLRLVGPSKESYEMKQRLLGKPILLPAGLTGRVVDSSTHGAPIPWAPGPVPDPVSATAPDY; encoded by the exons ATGGAGGGAACACCCGTGGAGGTGCTTGGCGTCCCTGACGATATCCTTGCCTCTGTTAGAAGGGTTGACAAGCTCACAATACACTTCCAACGACCAGGGAACGGGGGAGGAGAGTTAAAGAGAGTACAGTTTCCATCCTACAGCCCAGGACAGGCCTTCGTCATGTTTGAGGATCCAGAAG TGGCTGCACGTGTGTTGCAGCGGACCCATGTCTTAGAAGTGGATGGACAACACTTTCCTCTTAAAATCAGGAACGCTGACACGCCTGAG GTGGACGTGCCAGTCAAGGCCGATCTGGAGGTGAGCATGTTCTCCAAGGACAGCGAGGAGGTGCTCCAGCCTGTGAACGAGATTCCCCAGCTACCCATTCAGGGCTCCTTTCAGAAGTTCACTGCAGTGAAGGCCCAACTGCAGCAGGTCTTACCCCAGGACACAAACACCCTGCGCCACAGCAGCCCTTCGCCATCCAGTCTCAATAGCCATGCCTCTGGGGCCATTTCCAAATCCTCAATCCGCTGCAACCCATTTCCCAGCCCGCAAGCAACAGGGTATGTTGGGGACAACTTGACCCATATGAGGAACACATCCCCCAAACCAGTGGAACCCATCTCCCAGACCCCATCTTGCAGTGAGGTCTTCTTCATAACGGACGCAGATGTGCTCCGTTATGCCCAGTGCGTCAGGAAAAAGGACATTGATTCCATTCTTGGAGGCCACGCAACTCAAATGGATGTTAAGCCAGCTGAAGATTCAGACCTCCGCTATGTTTTCCTTGAAGGGAAGAGTCCAGAGCGGGTTATGGAAAAGCTGCAGGTTTTTCTCAACAAGCTTCATTTAAGACTACGAACTCAAGAAATCCCACTATGGACACTCGATAGCGACCGACAGGTTCGAATTCATGAACTGGTTCAGAAGTATAATATAATTTATCCTACTGTCCTCGTCAATCATGTTGGAGATCTCCTCCGCCTTGTAGGACCTTCCAAGGAAAGTTATGAGATGAAGCAGAGGCTCCTGGGAAAACCCATACTGCTACCAGCTGGGCTAACTGGGAGGGTAGTGGACAGCAGTACCCATGGTGCTCCCATCCCATGGGCTCCTGGCCCCGTACCTGACCCCGTGTCTGCTACTGCACCAGATTACTAG